CGCACTGATCGCGGTACAGCGCGCGGATGGTCGGCACGTGCGTATCGAGAAAGCCGTCCTTGACCACTTCATGCACGATGCGCTGCGTGAAGCTCGGCGTGTGCAGGTCGGTGGCCTGCTTCGCCTGCACGAGTTTGAAGTGCAATTCTTCGGGCGCGACGATGTAGCCGACGCGCAGGCCCGGTGCCAGCACCTTCGAGAACGAGCCGAGATGCACGATATGCTCGGGCGCCATCGACAGCATCGTCGGCAACGGCTCGCCGCGGTAGTCGAGCGCGCCGTACGGGTCGTCTTCGATCACCGGAAACGGCGCGCGCTGCGCGAACGCGGCGAGTTCGCGCCGGCGCTCGACGGCCATGCGCCGGCCCGTCGGGTTCTGGAAATTCGGCTGCGCGTAAAGCAGGCGCGCGCCCGCGGTCAGTTCCGCTGTGAGCGCGGCGGGGATCAGGCCGGACTCGTCGGTCGGCACCTGCACGTAGCGCGGCTCGTACAGCGAGAACGATTGCAGCGCGCCGAGATAGGTCGGCGTTTCGACGAGCACCGGGCTTTGCGGGCAGACCAGCACTTTGCCGAGCAGATCGAGCGCCTGTTGCGAGCCGGTCGTGATCAGCACCTGCGTCGGACGGATCTGCACGCTACCGTTTGCGCCGTGCGCCGAATGGCGCGCGGCGATCCATTCGCGCAGCGGCAGATACCCCTCGGTCGCGCTGTACTGAAGCGCGGCGCCCGGCGTATCGCGCAGAATGCGGTCCGAGGCCGCGCGCATCCGTTCCGCGGGAAAGGTGGAGGGGGCCGGCAGGCCGCCCGCGAACGAAATGACGTCGGGCCGTTCGGTTA
The nucleotide sequence above comes from Paraburkholderia sp. SOS3. Encoded proteins:
- a CDS encoding aminotransferase-like domain-containing protein, producing MDPSDLTNVSTRSWQLSERARKLTSSAIREILKVTERPDVISFAGGLPAPSTFPAERMRAASDRILRDTPGAALQYSATEGYLPLREWIAARHSAHGANGSVQIRPTQVLITTGSQQALDLLGKVLVCPQSPVLVETPTYLGALQSFSLYEPRYVQVPTDESGLIPAALTAELTAGARLLYAQPNFQNPTGRRMAVERRRELAAFAQRAPFPVIEDDPYGALDYRGEPLPTMLSMAPEHIVHLGSFSKVLAPGLRVGYIVAPEELHFKLVQAKQATDLHTPSFTQRIVHEVVKDGFLDTHVPTIRALYRDQCAAMLAALERYMPEGVTWTRPEGGMFVWAQLPPAIDTMKLLEEAIAQNVAFVPGAPFYANEAQHNTLRLSFVTVPPEKIDAGIARLATLVRARI